The Candidatus Methylomirabilis sp. genomic sequence GCCCTGGACCTGCACGTCCCGGCCGTCCTCTTCGATATGCTGGATGCGCGCCAGGTCGTCGAACTCTTCGTCACCATCAACGCGAAGCACACCCGCCTGAACCCGTCCCACCTCCTCAGCCTGGCGGGCCGCCGCCTCTACGCCAACCCGCACCAGGCGCTCGCCCACGACATCATCCGCCATCTGAACGAGGCCGAGGACTCGCCCCTCCGCGGAGATATCCGGATGCTGGGGGTGGGGAAGGGGAGGGTCACCCAGGCGGCCCTCAACGAGGAAATGGTGGATCTGTTTGAGGTCCTCCAGAAGGTGGGCGGGGAGGCCAAGATCCGGGAGATGCAGCACCAGGGGAAGCGCTTCTTCCTGAATTACCTCAAGGGAGTCGCCCAGGCGTTCCCGAAGGCCTGGGCCGGGAAGAAGTACAGCATCAAGACCGGCGCGGCCCTCCGGGCCTTCGTGCGGGTCTCCCCGGAGGTCATGGCCCGAGCCCGCGACCTGAAGGGGGATTCCTTCGACGCCCATGGCCTCCGGCAGGCGGTAGCCCCGTGGGGGGAGCGACTGACGGATCGGCGGTTCGAGACCGAGGGGGAGTGGCGGAGTAAGCTGGCGGGAGGGACCCGGGGGACGGTGGATCTCCTCGCCCGGGAGCTGAAGGACGCGCTGCGCCGAGGATAACGGAGCGGGTCGCCCCGAGCCGCCACGTTCACGGAGCAGTCCCGGGGGCTTCCCGGCCGGGCTGACCCCGAGCCGCCGGGTCGTTGAGGGGGCGGTCGACCCGAGACGGCCGGCCTGAGCCTCCGCCCAGGGCGGACCCCCCTGGCCTCCCCCGCCGCCCTGTGCTAGAATCCCGGCGTTCCCCCCACGCAGGAGGTCCACGATGCTCCCCTTCAAGGTGTACGGCATCAATCTGGCAGTCCGGGTGCTCGGCGAGCCGCCGCCCGGGGTGAGCCCCCTGCACTGTCCCCAGGGCCACCCGATGCGCTACGGCACCGTCGTCCAGACGGGGGACGGCTTCGACGAGGCGGCCCGAAGCTTCCGGGAGATGCCGAAGATGGGGGCCATCGTGGCGTTCGAGGAATCGCAGGAGGGGGTGGAGGGGCACTACTTCTATCTGGGCGAGGATGAATTCCGGATCCTCCCCATTGACGCGATCATCATCGCCTTCTCGGAGTCGGAGGGGTAGGGCCCGGTGCTGACGGAAGCCGACCTCGTGGGCGCCGCCAGGCGGTACCTGAAGGAGCAGTACGGCGAGGACACCCTGGCCATGAGCGTGCTGCAGAACGGGGTCGAGGACGGGACCGGCGTCCTGGCGGTGGACTGCACCGTCCGCTTCGGAGGAGAGACTTCTGACTGGAGCAAGCGCTTCACGTTCACCCGGGGGCGGATCACCGACATGTCCGCCCGCCGGCGCTGAGGGGGAGGGGGGTATGGGGATCCCCTGACCCGGCGTAGCAACGATCTGGCACGCGCTGTTCGCGTGCCGCACGGTAGCGCCCGCGGCGCCCCGTCGGGGGGACCTCCGGTCCCCGGGCGGGGCGCCGCGGCTTTCGGCGTGGCCCGGGTGGAGTTGACCTTCATGCCGCCGACGCGCCCCGTGGCGATGGAGCCGGAGGCGCGAGGCCGCTCGTGCCCTTCACGGTAGCGGGGCCAGGCGAGGGCAGAGGAGGAGCGCTGCGATGAGGCCCGCACGAGGCCGGGCAGGGGGACGACGGCTGCCGGAGCGGCGGCCGAGGGCCGTCCGGGCGCGGGGAGCTGCCCCGGGGGAAAACCGGGCAGAGGACCGGCCGGCCAAAGCGACGGCTCGCTCCCCCGGGGAGCACGTGAGGCGGTTGGAGGGAGCGCTCCAGGCGGCCGAGGCCCTCCTGGAGGAGAAGGATCGGGAGATTTCCAGGCTGAAGCAGGAGTTCCAGGAGCGCCTGGACGAGCTCGAGGGGCGGTTCGCCGGGATGCAGCGGGAGGTGAGCCGGGCGCGCGGGGACGCCAGCGACGCGCGCCAGATTGCCGAGGCCCGGGTCCGGGGCGTGGAGCAGCAGCTCCGGAACCTGGCCGAGCTCCTCGAGGGGCTGGAGGCCAAGGGGCAGGTGATCGCGGAGTCCACCCAGGCGGCCCGGGGGACGGTGGAGGCGCTCACGGAGCGGCTGGACCAGCTCGAGGCGGACA encodes the following:
- a CDS encoding DGQHR domain-containing protein → MISVPAHRIRQFGVEFYQAVFSAADIDRLVRFEVLGYGGAGAVPGASRRGARATQINWEVLEKRIGQSEAAYQRPVIRRKIQELLQYYRECREAGNLPAIPGAVIMISEKRLTFKPVGSAPTLGQLQIPEEPGVLRALDGQHRLLALHAAVEQEALDLHVPAVLFDMLDARQVVELFVTINAKHTRLNPSHLLSLAGRRLYANPHQALAHDIIRHLNEAEDSPLRGDIRMLGVGKGRVTQAALNEEMVDLFEVLQKVGGEAKIREMQHQGKRFFLNYLKGVAQAFPKAWAGKKYSIKTGAALRAFVRVSPEVMARARDLKGDSFDAHGLRQAVAPWGERLTDRRFETEGEWRSKLAGGTRGTVDLLARELKDALRRG